A window of Roseburia hominis A2-183 genomic DNA:
TAAGACGACAAGCCTTGTGATGATGATCGGTGTGGTGGAGGTGTTAAAGGTGACACAGCAGATCATCGAGGCAAACCGTATGGCATCGCCGAATGCGGCGTTCGGACTGTACGGAACCGTGTTTGTACTGTATTTCCTGGCATGCTGGCCGATCAGTATGCTGGCGGGACATCTGGAAAAGAAATGGAGTAACTGATATGAAGGCAGAAGCAGAAGAATTGTTAAAAATTGAACATATCAAAAAATCCTACGAGGGAAACAAGATCTTAAAGGATCTAAGCCTGACCATCCACAAAGGAGAGGTTGTGGTTATCATCGGACCATCCGGATGCGGTAAGAGCACACTGCTTCGATGTATCAACGCCTTAGAGCCGATTCAGGAGGGAAGCATTACGCTTCGAGGCGAGACCATCGACGGAAAGGCGAAGAATATCGCCGGGATCCGTCAGAAGGTCGGGATGGTATTTCAGAGCTACGAGCTTTTTCCACACAAGACGATCCTGGAAAATGTGATCCTGGCACCGCTTAAGGTGCAGAAGAGAACAAAAGAGGACGCCGTTTCCGAGGCAAAACAGCTTCTGGAAAAAGTAGGGCTTCTCGACAAGTGTGACAGTTTTCCGAGACAGCTTTCCGGCGGTCAGAAGCAGCGTGTTGCGATCGTGCGTGCACTGATGATGCACCCCGAGATTATGCTGTTCGATGAGGTGACCGCAGCGCTTGATCCGGAGATGGTGCGCGAGGTACTGGATACGATGTTAGAGCTTGCTAAGGCAGGAAGCACTATGGTGATCGTCACACACGAGATGTCCTTTGCAAGGGCGGTTGCAGACCGTGTGGTCTTTATTGACCAGGGAGAGATTGTGGAAGAAGGAAAGCCGGATGAATTTTTTACCCATCCGACGACAGAGCGTGCGAAAAAGTTTCTGCACACATTTGAATTTGAGGCAGTCCGCGACTAGAGAGCGGCACAAAAGGTTGATTCTGAAGCTTCGATGGAAGTTTGGAATAGAAAGAGAGGACAATATTATGAAAAAAGAAAGATTAACGAAGAGACTGGCACTGTTTACAGCACTGACATTAACTGGAGCAATGCTGGCAGGCTGTGGCAATACAGATGCAGCGGAGAGCAGCAGTGATGCGCAGACAGGAGTTACCGCAGATACACAGGCATCCGCAGGCGATGCATCCGCAGATGTGGTATACCGCACCTTAGACGAGATCAAGGAGAGCGGCACAATCAACATCGGTGTATTTTCCGACAAGAATCCATTTGGCTATGTGGATGAGAACGGAGAGTATCAGGGATATGATGTCTACTTTGCAAACCGTCTGGCAGAGGATCTCGGCGTGGATGTGAACTTCGTTTCCACCGAGGCTGCAAGCCGTATTGAGTATTTACAGACCGGAAAAGTCGATGTCATTCTGGCTAACTTTACCGTGACACCGGAGCGCGCGGAGGAAGTTGATTTTGCACTCCCGTACATGAACGTATCCCTCGGTGTGATTTCTCCGGATTCTGCAGTGGTTGAGAGTCTGGATGATCTGACAGCGGATGATCCGGTGATCGTGATTTCCGGTACAACAGCAGAGACCTACCTGACCGAGAACTATCCGGATCTGACCTTACAGAAATATGATTCCTATGCGGCAGCAAAGACAGCGCTTGAGAACGGAAGCGGTGTTGCATGGGCAAATGACAACACAGAGGTCATTGCATTTGCACTCCAGAACCCGGGCTATACCGTAGGTATACCGGAGCTTGGAAGCACAGATACAATTGCGCCGGCAGTCAGCAAGGGCAACACGACCGTATTAGACTGGATCAATGAGGAGATCAAGGCACTCGGCGAGGAGAATTTTTTCCACGCAGATTACGAGGCAACACTGGCTGACACTTACGGCAGTGACTACGAGGATACGCTTGTGGTAGAGGGCGGCGAGACAAAGTAAGAACTGACCATGTAACGGAAGGTTCAAAGCACAGGGAACTGTATGAATCGTACAATGCACTGTTTGCGGAACACTGGAAGGAGCAGGCAGGGCAGGATGTGACGGTGATCCAGTCGCACGGAGGTTCCGGCAAGCAGGCACTTGAGGTGGCAAACGGCCTGGAGGCGGATGTGGTGACGCTGGCACTGGAGGGGGATGTGCAGGTGGTTGCGGATGCGGGAATGATTGAGGATGGTTTTGAGGATGAATTTGATCAGGAAAGTTCCCCGTACACATCGACGATTGTTTTTCTGGTGCGCAAGGACAATCCGAAGAACATTGCGGACTGGGATGATCTGCTCCGGGAGGACGTGGGCGTCATCACCCCGAACCCGAAGACGTCCGGCGGAGCGCGCTGGAATTATCTGGCGGCATGGTACTATTTTGAAAGTCAGGGACAGAGCGGGGAAGAGATCACAGAGAATATGAAGACACTCTATCACAATGTGCTGGTGCTGGATTCGGGTGCGCGCGGTGCGACGACCACGTTTGCGGAGAACTTCTACCGCCCGTCGGATCCGGATGTTTTTTCCGATTATATCAGTACATCGGGGGAGCGCGTCATCACGGAACTGCCGGCAGACGGAAAATGGATCGTGGATGACATTGCACTCACGGATATTGCGCACTTTGGTGGATGGAGTGAGGCGTCGGCGAAGCATTTCGCGGACGGCGGAGTGTTTGAAGCAATTCATGAACAGTGATTAGGAAATTTACAGGGAACGCCCGGCAGAGCAATCTGCCGGGCGTTAAATTTTTGCGCTGGATTCCCGGATGATAAGTTCTGTATCCAGAATCAGAGATTTGGGAAACATATCAGGATGGTTGATGGAATCAAGAAGAAGTTCGCATGCCGAATAGCCCAGCTGAAAACTCGGCTGGTTTACAGTGGTAATCGTCGGACAGGTCATGATGGAGATGTCCAGGTTATCAAATCCGACGACAATAATATCCTCCGGAATACGAAGATCAAAGCGTTTAGCGGCACGAATGACAGCGGCGGCAAAAACGTCTGAGATAACGAAAAAAGCATTTGGACGAATTTCATTATTCAACAGACGGCAGACTGCGGAGTATGCCATCTGGTAATTTACTTCAGGCAGGCTGACAATCCAGTCCGGACGAACGGAAATATCTTTTTTGCGGAGCGTATCAAGAAAACCTTCCTGACGCTTCACAGCATATTTAAAGGACATGGGACCGTTTATCATTGCGATTTTATTACAATTACAGGAAACAATATATTCTGCAGCGCTTGTTGCGGCACTATAGTCGTCTATGCTGACATAAGGGTAATCCGCGTGCTCGTTATATTCGCTGCATTGAACTAACGGTACGACAGAGTGGATCATATCCAGCTGTTCCTTGGAGACATGATTCAATAAAATGACTCCGGCGGCATGTACCTGTTTTAACAGATTGATAAAAGAGTAAATAGAACTCCGGTCAAGCGGGGAGTCGTTGATCAGCAGACGATAACCGTGTGCCTTGGCGGATACAAGGGCGCCGTCGATGACTTTCAGGTAGAAAAC
This region includes:
- a CDS encoding amino acid ABC transporter ATP-binding protein, with amino-acid sequence MKAEAEELLKIEHIKKSYEGNKILKDLSLTIHKGEVVVIIGPSGCGKSTLLRCINALEPIQEGSITLRGETIDGKAKNIAGIRQKVGMVFQSYELFPHKTILENVILAPLKVQKRTKEDAVSEAKQLLEKVGLLDKCDSFPRQLSGGQKQRVAIVRALMMHPEIMLFDEVTAALDPEMVREVLDTMLELAKAGSTMVIVTHEMSFARAVADRVVFIDQGEIVEEGKPDEFFTHPTTERAKKFLHTFEFEAVRD
- a CDS encoding sulfate ABC transporter substrate-binding protein; the protein is MYESYNALFAEHWKEQAGQDVTVIQSHGGSGKQALEVANGLEADVVTLALEGDVQVVADAGMIEDGFEDEFDQESSPYTSTIVFLVRKDNPKNIADWDDLLREDVGVITPNPKTSGGARWNYLAAWYYFESQGQSGEEITENMKTLYHNVLVLDSGARGATTTFAENFYRPSDPDVFSDYISTSGERVITELPADGKWIVDDIALTDIAHFGGWSEASAKHFADGGVFEAIHEQ
- a CDS encoding transporter substrate-binding domain-containing protein, with amino-acid sequence MKKERLTKRLALFTALTLTGAMLAGCGNTDAAESSSDAQTGVTADTQASAGDASADVVYRTLDEIKESGTINIGVFSDKNPFGYVDENGEYQGYDVYFANRLAEDLGVDVNFVSTEAASRIEYLQTGKVDVILANFTVTPERAEEVDFALPYMNVSLGVISPDSAVVESLDDLTADDPVIVISGTTAETYLTENYPDLTLQKYDSYAAAKTALENGSGVAWANDNTEVIAFALQNPGYTVGIPELGSTDTIAPAVSKGNTTVLDWINEEIKALGEENFFHADYEATLADTYGSDYEDTLVVEGGETK
- a CDS encoding LacI family DNA-binding transcriptional regulator, with translation MKKDKITVADIAKKAGVSPATVSRVLRHRELVKSETIQQVENAMSALGCLLEKGTIAAATEQPLIILNVPELDNVFYLKVIDGALVSAKAHGYRLLINDSPLDRSSIYSFINLLKQVHAAGVILLNHVSKEQLDMIHSVVPLVQCSEYNEHADYPYVSIDDYSAATSAAEYIVSCNCNKIAMINGPMSFKYAVKRQEGFLDTLRKKDISVRPDWIVSLPEVNYQMAYSAVCRLLNNEIRPNAFFVISDVFAAAVIRAAKRFDLRIPEDIIVVGFDNLDISIMTCPTITTVNQPSFQLGYSACELLLDSINHPDMFPKSLILDTELIIRESSAKI